Proteins encoded by one window of Sciurus carolinensis chromosome 12, mSciCar1.2, whole genome shotgun sequence:
- the LOC124961136 gene encoding short transmembrane mitochondrial protein 1-like, translating into MFQFLLGFTFGNVFGMYLAQNYEMPNVAKKLEEIKKNWEIKK; encoded by the coding sequence ATGTTCCAGTTCCTGCTTGGATTTACCTTTGGCAACGTGTTTGGAATGTATCTGGCTCAGAATTATGAGATGCCAAATGTGGCTAAAAAACTTGAAGagattaaaaagaactgggaaatcAAGAAGTAA